Proteins from a single region of bacterium HR34:
- the pheT gene encoding Phenylalanine--tRNA ligase beta subunit, with protein MIVSYNFLKELIIGKLPPPEKVAESLTMKSFEVEEVIKKDGDYIFNIDVLPNRAPDCLSHIGVAREVCAIFGLKLKRGFEKVELPKPKIKNNFVVEVLDKNKCKKYCYALIENIKVGESPKWLRQRIESLGMNSINNVVDALNYVMVKIGQPLHAFDADKLFSNKIIVRNSKKGDKIITLDNKEIILPEDVLLICDEKDILAIAGIKGGKKAEVDKSTKRIVIESANFDFISIHRASKKINLHTDASLRFKNNVPDEFAEFGIKEAIKIILELAGGENSDVKVLNYIKKKKSKEIKVSKTYIDTRIGESLPKNKIISILKSLEFFVKTKKDYFVVRPPYFRKDIEIKEDVVEEIARIYGFENIKPSSPTVKVRTILEDEKEKLKNKLCEFFVKNGFYQTRLYSFIGEKEVEKFGLNKNDLVELENPMSENIKYLRNSLLWNLYNFYKENNNPASYLERKLKSIKIFEIDKVYFLDKGKFVEKDNFAGIFYVKDFGVEKMSRVFSRFLFDMFFDFFKINRNDLSFEKIKNNFLEGCDVYIKGKKVGLVGLLKGECFCFEFDFASFVNLNYEKVEPVLSKYPIATRDICVVAPKDELSFNIEKEIFNCDKLIEDIFVKDVYYSENGEVKHVTFTLILRDRNKTLEDKELDLVQEKIEKYLLEKAYKIKK; from the coding sequence ATGATAGTTTCTTATAATTTTTTAAAAGAACTTATAATAGGAAAACTTCCACCCCCTGAGAAAGTTGCAGAGTCTTTAACAATGAAATCTTTTGAAGTCGAAGAGGTTATAAAAAAAGATGGCGATTATATTTTTAATATAGATGTTTTGCCAAACAGGGCGCCAGATTGTTTGTCTCATATTGGTGTTGCGAGAGAAGTTTGCGCAATTTTCGGCTTAAAACTTAAAAGAGGTTTTGAAAAAGTAGAACTTCCGAAACCAAAAATTAAAAATAATTTTGTTGTTGAGGTTTTAGATAAAAATAAATGCAAAAAATATTGTTATGCTTTGATTGAAAATATAAAAGTTGGCGAGTCGCCAAAGTGGTTGAGGCAAAGAATTGAGAGTTTGGGGATGAACTCAATAAACAATGTTGTAGATGCTTTAAATTATGTTATGGTGAAAATTGGCCAGCCATTGCATGCTTTTGACGCTGATAAACTTTTTTCTAATAAAATTATTGTAAGAAACAGCAAAAAAGGAGATAAGATTATAACTTTGGATAACAAAGAAATTATTTTACCAGAAGATGTTCTTTTAATATGCGATGAAAAAGATATATTGGCAATAGCAGGAATAAAAGGAGGTAAAAAAGCAGAGGTTGACAAGAGTACAAAAAGAATAGTGATTGAAAGCGCCAACTTTGACTTTATATCAATTCACAGGGCCTCAAAAAAAATAAACTTGCACACAGACGCTTCCTTAAGGTTCAAAAACAATGTTCCAGATGAGTTTGCCGAATTTGGAATAAAAGAGGCCATTAAAATAATTTTGGAATTAGCAGGAGGCGAGAATTCTGATGTTAAAGTTTTGAATTATATTAAGAAGAAAAAAAGTAAGGAAATAAAAGTTAGCAAAACATATATAGATACAAGAATAGGTGAAAGTTTACCAAAAAATAAAATTATCTCTATTTTAAAGTCGCTTGAGTTTTTTGTAAAAACTAAAAAGGATTATTTTGTTGTAAGACCGCCTTATTTTAGAAAAGATATTGAAATAAAAGAAGATGTTGTGGAAGAAATTGCGAGAATTTATGGTTTTGAAAATATAAAACCTTCATCTCCAACTGTTAAAGTGAGAACTATTTTAGAAGACGAAAAAGAAAAGTTAAAAAACAAACTTTGTGAATTCTTTGTTAAAAATGGGTTTTACCAAACAAGGTTATATTCTTTTATTGGAGAAAAAGAAGTCGAAAAGTTTGGCTTAAATAAAAATGATTTAGTTGAACTAGAAAACCCAATGTCAGAGAACATAAAATACTTGAGAAATAGTTTGTTGTGGAATTTGTATAATTTTTACAAAGAAAACAATAATCCCGCCTCATACTTAGAAAGAAAGTTAAAGTCAATCAAAATTTTTGAAATAGATAAAGTTTACTTTTTAGACAAAGGAAAGTTTGTTGAGAAAGATAATTTTGCCGGAATATTTTATGTAAAAGATTTTGGAGTAGAGAAGATGTCGCGTGTGTTTAGCAGATTTTTGTTTGATATGTTTTTTGACTTTTTTAAGATTAATAGAAATGACTTAAGTTTTGAAAAAATTAAAAATAACTTTTTAGAAGGATGCGATGTTTATATAAAAGGTAAAAAGGTTGGTTTGGTTGGGTTGTTAAAAGGTGAGTGTTTTTGTTTTGAGTTTGACTTTGCGAGTTTTGTTAATTTAAATTATGAGAAAGTGGAGCCTGTTTTGAGCAAATACCCGATTGCTACAAGAGACATCTGCGTTGTTGCGCCAAAAGATGAATTGTCGTTTAATATAGAGAAAGAAATTTTCAACTGCGATAAATTAATAGAAGATATTTTTGTAAAAGATGTTTATTACTCAGAGAATGGCGAAGTGAAACACGTTACTTTTACGCTTATTTTGAGAGACAGAAACAAAACTTTAGAAGATAAAGAATTAGATTTGGTGCAGGAGAAAATAGAAAAATATTTGCTGGAGAAAGCATATAAGATTAAAAAATAA
- the mgtA gene encoding Magnesium-transporting ATPase, P-type 1, protein MDIFRYSVKNVEDVAFEFGVDIKSGLSKKEFLQRYKKFGPNKLDLKGVSPINIFLRQFKSPFIYLLFGAMVVAISVGELIDSLMIFIFLMFNTLLGFFQEYTSEKTAQMLNKYILPKIKVLREGKIEWVRAYKLVPGDIIILKAGDKVPADVRLIEQEDLSVDESILTGESVPVLKTTKPLKSIPSSYHEASNLVFSGTYVLKGNAKAIVLFTGRNTVFGRIAKLTVESKKISEFERDISQFSKFILKLVGFVILIVFFANLFINRSDVNVFDLLIFSIALTVSVVPEALPLVITFSLSQGARRLSKKKIIVKRLSAVEDLGSIEVLCSDKTGTLTENKMKIKNIFSNNPEETIWLANLASSFEVEKKIEPFDIALENALSQEQKIKIKNFKKIKEEPFDPKTRENIVLVDDGVNKIFIERGAPEVILPKCHNLNEDNKEKIYRWIKQEGERGYRVLAVGYKKIYNNKKEFDLIALSKAGGLNFSGIISFTDSIKKSAFEVVKNARQLGVKIIILTGDRPEVAGAVAKEIGLIDSPDKVISGEQWKASSEKQKEKYLEEYSVFARVSPEEKFDIIQMLRKRYTVGFLGEGINDAPALKIAGVSLVVDSAADIAREAADIILLRNNLQVVIDGIKEGRKVFANTTKYIKATLSSNFGNFFAIATASLVVNFLPMLPIQILLVNLLTDMPLVAISTDNVDKSELRSPKRYDVKEIIIVSIMLGVVSTIFDFMFFGLFHHISPEVLQTNWFIGSVLTELILIFSIRSRMLFFKSSLPSKFIIILSIIIFILTLTIPFTSMGQEVFRFVPPTMEHLGLIILLVVAYFFSSEFVKFMYYDRIYYSDKKMLNGKNRNN, encoded by the coding sequence ATGGATATTTTTAGGTATTCAGTTAAAAATGTAGAGGATGTGGCATTTGAATTTGGAGTTGATATCAAAAGTGGTTTGAGTAAAAAGGAATTTTTACAAAGGTATAAAAAGTTTGGCCCTAACAAATTGGATTTGAAGGGGGTCAGTCCCATTAATATTTTTTTGCGTCAGTTTAAATCTCCTTTTATCTATTTGTTATTTGGCGCAATGGTAGTTGCTATTAGTGTGGGAGAGTTGATTGATAGTCTTATGATTTTTATTTTTTTGATGTTTAATACTTTGCTTGGTTTTTTCCAAGAATATACGTCAGAAAAAACGGCGCAGATGTTAAATAAATATATTTTGCCAAAAATAAAGGTATTGAGAGAAGGTAAAATTGAATGGGTTAGGGCTTATAAGTTGGTTCCTGGTGATATTATTATTTTGAAAGCAGGCGATAAGGTACCAGCCGACGTAAGACTAATAGAACAAGAAGATTTAAGCGTTGACGAATCTATTCTTACAGGAGAATCAGTGCCGGTACTCAAGACCACGAAACCCTTGAAAAGTATACCATCGTCTTACCATGAAGCTTCTAACTTGGTTTTTTCAGGAACATATGTTTTGAAAGGTAATGCTAAAGCAATTGTATTATTCACTGGTAGAAATACTGTTTTTGGCAGAATAGCTAAGCTTACAGTTGAATCTAAAAAAATAAGTGAATTTGAAAGAGATATATCACAATTTTCTAAATTTATTCTTAAGTTGGTTGGATTTGTAATATTAATAGTGTTTTTTGCTAATCTATTTATTAATCGAAGCGACGTAAACGTTTTTGATTTACTTATTTTTTCAATTGCTTTAACGGTAAGCGTAGTCCCAGAAGCGCTGCCACTAGTTATAACCTTTTCGCTTTCTCAAGGTGCTAGGCGTTTATCAAAGAAAAAAATTATTGTTAAAAGATTGTCAGCTGTCGAGGATTTAGGTTCTATAGAAGTTTTATGTAGCGATAAAACAGGAACTTTAACAGAGAATAAAATGAAAATTAAAAATATATTTTCCAATAACCCAGAAGAGACAATATGGTTAGCTAATCTCGCCTCATCATTTGAAGTAGAAAAGAAAATTGAACCCTTTGACATTGCTTTGGAAAATGCGCTTAGTCAAGAGCAAAAGATAAAAATTAAAAATTTCAAAAAAATAAAAGAAGAACCATTTGACCCAAAAACAAGAGAAAATATTGTGTTAGTTGATGATGGAGTAAACAAAATCTTTATTGAGAGAGGCGCGCCCGAAGTTATTCTTCCTAAATGCCACAACCTTAACGAAGATAATAAAGAAAAAATTTATAGGTGGATAAAACAAGAAGGGGAAAGGGGTTATCGTGTTTTGGCAGTTGGTTATAAAAAAATTTACAATAACAAAAAAGAATTTGATTTAATAGCCCTATCAAAAGCGGGGGGCCTTAATTTTTCAGGTATTATCTCGTTTACTGATTCAATTAAAAAAAGCGCTTTTGAGGTGGTTAAAAACGCAAGACAACTTGGTGTTAAGATAATAATTCTAACCGGTGATAGACCAGAGGTTGCAGGAGCGGTGGCAAAAGAGATTGGGTTAATTGATTCGCCAGATAAAGTTATAAGCGGTGAACAATGGAAGGCTAGTTCTGAAAAACAGAAAGAGAAATATTTAGAAGAATATTCTGTTTTCGCTAGGGTTTCTCCTGAAGAAAAGTTTGATATTATTCAGATGTTGCGCAAAAGATATACAGTCGGCTTTTTGGGAGAAGGTATTAATGATGCTCCTGCTTTGAAAATTGCCGGCGTGTCTTTAGTTGTTGACAGTGCTGCTGATATTGCCAGGGAAGCAGCTGATATTATTTTGTTAAGAAATAATCTGCAGGTAGTTATCGATGGAATTAAGGAAGGACGTAAGGTCTTTGCTAATACAACAAAATATATAAAAGCGACCCTATCTTCTAATTTTGGTAATTTTTTTGCGATTGCGACGGCTTCTCTTGTAGTTAATTTTTTACCTATGCTTCCAATTCAGATACTGTTGGTAAACTTATTAACGGATATGCCTCTAGTAGCCATTTCTACAGATAATGTTGATAAATCTGAGCTTAGGTCTCCAAAAAGATACGATGTTAAAGAAATAATTATTGTTTCTATAATGTTAGGTGTGGTGAGCACGATTTTTGATTTTATGTTCTTTGGCCTTTTTCACCATATATCGCCAGAAGTTTTACAAACAAACTGGTTTATTGGGAGCGTTCTTACAGAACTGATTTTGATTTTTTCAATTAGAAGTAGGATGTTGTTTTTTAAATCATCTTTGCCGTCAAAATTTATAATTATTTTAAGTATTATTATCTTTATTTTAACCCTTACAATTCCGTTTACTTCTATGGGGCAAGAAGTGTTTAGGTTTGTACCACCAACTATGGAGCACTTAGGTTTAATAATTTTATTGGTAGTCGCTTACTTTTTTTCATCGGAATTTGTAAAGTTCATGTATTATGATAGGATATATTATAGTGATAAAAAAATGTTAAATGGTAAAAATAGAAATAATTAA
- the gatB gene encoding Aspartyl/glutamyl-tRNA(Asn/Gln) amidotransferase subunit B: MYKPTIGLEIHVELNTKSKMFCSCKNEPDCQEPNLNICPICTGQPGTLPVPNLEAIKKVIKVGLALNCEIAKKSQLHRKNYFYPDLPKGYQISQYDLPLCSNGFLELRNGKKIRIRRIHIEEDAGKLLRSQDGQYTLIDYNRAGVPLMELVTEPDIGSSEEAKEFAKQLYLILKYLDVSDADMEKGHMRLEANVSLSKNGELGTKVEVKNINSFKFLKDAIDYEIERQKSLLEAGEKIVQETRGWNENKKQTVPQRTKEEAHDYRYFPEPDIPPFEFSDDFIKEVKQEIGELPLNKFKRFKKEYGLKDEDIEVLVGNVDLGNFFEQCSSEIFNWAKEKELQNNIPPDKQKQLFQLCCNYILSDLQGFLREKGISIKDTKLRAEDFAELILLIEKGKISSKLAKSILLEMIQTGTDPHHIIEEKGLEQISDENKLKEVISKVISANSKAVEDYKAGKQNAFQFLIGQIMKETKGKADPQKIRELLEKELRDYK, translated from the coding sequence ATGTACAAGCCAACTATAGGTTTAGAGATACACGTTGAGTTAAATACAAAATCTAAAATGTTTTGCTCTTGCAAAAATGAACCCGATTGTCAGGAACCTAATTTAAATATCTGTCCTATATGTACAGGCCAGCCAGGTACATTGCCAGTTCCTAATTTAGAGGCAATAAAAAAAGTTATTAAAGTTGGCCTGGCTTTAAATTGTGAAATAGCAAAAAAATCTCAACTTCACAGAAAAAACTATTTTTATCCAGATCTACCAAAAGGTTATCAAATATCTCAATACGATTTACCGTTATGCTCTAATGGTTTTTTAGAGTTGCGTAATGGAAAAAAAATTAGAATAAGAAGAATCCACATAGAAGAGGATGCTGGAAAACTTTTACGTTCGCAAGATGGTCAATACACATTAATTGATTACAATAGAGCAGGAGTTCCATTGATGGAATTAGTAACAGAGCCTGATATTGGAAGTTCAGAGGAGGCAAAAGAATTTGCAAAGCAGTTATATTTAATTTTGAAATATCTTGATGTTTCAGATGCTGATATGGAAAAAGGCCATATGAGGTTAGAGGCAAATGTGTCTTTATCTAAAAACGGAGAACTTGGCACAAAAGTTGAAGTTAAAAATATAAATTCTTTTAAGTTTTTAAAAGATGCTATAGATTATGAAATTGAACGCCAAAAATCTTTATTGGAAGCAGGCGAAAAGATTGTGCAAGAAACAAGAGGATGGAATGAAAACAAAAAACAAACCGTGCCTCAAAGAACAAAAGAGGAAGCGCATGATTACAGATATTTTCCAGAACCCGACATTCCTCCATTCGAGTTTTCAGATGATTTTATAAAAGAGGTAAAGCAAGAAATAGGCGAGTTGCCTTTAAATAAATTTAAGAGATTTAAGAAAGAATATGGTTTGAAAGATGAGGATATAGAAGTTTTAGTTGGCAATGTTGATTTAGGAAATTTTTTTGAGCAGTGCTCAAGTGAAATTTTCAATTGGGCAAAGGAAAAAGAACTTCAAAATAATATCCCGCCTGACAAACAAAAACAATTATTTCAACTTTGCTGTAATTATATTTTATCTGACTTGCAGGGATTCTTGAGGGAAAAAGGAATATCTATAAAAGATACAAAACTTAGAGCCGAAGATTTTGCCGAACTCATATTGTTAATAGAGAAAGGTAAAATATCAAGCAAGTTGGCGAAAAGTATTCTTTTAGAAATGATACAAACAGGAACAGATCCCCATCATATTATCGAAGAAAAAGGGTTGGAGCAGATTTCAGATGAAAATAAATTAAAAGAAGTTATATCAAAAGTTATCTCTGCGAATTCAAAAGCAGTTGAAGATTATAAAGCAGGTAAACAAAATGCATTTCAATTTTTAATAGGTCAAATTATGAAAGAAACAAAAGGTAAAGCAGATCCTCAAAAAATAAGAGAATTATTAGAAAAAGAACTGAGAGATTACAAATAG
- the rplK gene encoding 50S ribosomal protein L11 — MAKAIKAKVKLAIPAGQATPAPPVGPALAPHGMNISEFCKAFNDKTRDKQGWTIPVEITIYEDRTFDFVLKEPPASELIKKAAGVEKGSGKPNLEKVGKITREQLREIAKRKMRDLNTDDEEAAMKIIEGTARNMGVEIVD, encoded by the coding sequence ATGGCAAAAGCAATAAAAGCAAAAGTTAAATTAGCAATACCAGCAGGTCAGGCAACGCCAGCGCCTCCAGTTGGTCCTGCGTTAGCACCACACGGAATGAACATCTCTGAGTTCTGTAAAGCTTTTAATGACAAAACAAGAGATAAACAAGGATGGACAATTCCAGTAGAAATAACGATCTATGAAGACAGAACTTTTGATTTTGTTTTAAAAGAACCTCCTGCTTCAGAACTTATTAAAAAAGCAGCAGGAGTAGAAAAGGGTTCTGGGAAACCTAATTTAGAAAAAGTTGGTAAAATAACAAGAGAACAGTTAAGAGAAATAGCAAAAAGGAAAATGCGAGACTTGAACACTGATGATGAAGAAGCTGCAATGAAAATAATTGAGGGAACGGCAAGGAATATGGGAGTCGAGATTGTTGATTAA
- the nusG gene encoding Transcription termination/antitermination protein NusG — MPKQQLPKERRWYVIHTYTGYEDVVAQNIMERAEAFGMKDNKIFNAIVPREKKIKIRGGKRKVIEEKIYPGYVLVDMIVDDDSWYVVRNTPNVTGFVGAGVTPLPISEEEFKEFEKRMKSEEPEYNVDFKVGDHVRVVQGPFKGFDGKVSEIDKEKGKVKVLVNMFGRDTPVELDSLQIKKV; from the coding sequence ATGCCAAAACAACAACTTCCAAAAGAAAGAAGATGGTATGTAATACACACTTATACAGGATATGAAGATGTAGTTGCTCAAAATATAATGGAAAGAGCAGAGGCCTTTGGTATGAAGGATAATAAGATTTTTAATGCCATAGTTCCAAGAGAGAAGAAAATAAAGATAAGAGGAGGTAAAAGAAAGGTTATTGAAGAAAAAATTTATCCGGGGTATGTTTTAGTTGATATGATAGTTGATGACGATTCTTGGTATGTTGTAAGAAATACGCCGAATGTAACAGGTTTTGTCGGAGCAGGAGTCACACCTTTACCAATATCCGAGGAAGAGTTCAAAGAGTTTGAAAAAAGGATGAAGTCAGAAGAGCCAGAATATAATGTTGATTTTAAAGTTGGAGATCACGTAAGAGTAGTGCAAGGTCCTTTCAAAGGTTTTGATGGCAAGGTATCTGAAATAGACAAAGAAAAAGGCAAAGTTAAGGTTTTAGTTAATATGTTTGGTAGAGACACGCCCGTTGAACTTGATTCTTTACAAATTAAAAAAGTTTAA
- the pheS gene encoding Phenylalanine--tRNA ligase alpha subunit, whose amino-acid sequence MDIEEIKSLKQKVQDDINNAYDFQKLNEVFEFYLLKIKDFIKNLKDLPKEKKAEYGRALNDLNKFLREKYELKKEHLKEALATKEDFDITASFSEYSLEKTEFSLGKYHPLYILEKEIEKIFLSLGFQVAQGPHIETEWYNFDALNLPEYHPARDLWDTFWLKKTINKERFLMRTHTSSVQIRFMENNKPPIRIISPGRVFRYEATDSSHEVNFYQVEGLMVDKKVSIADFKYIINEFFNAFFGEKINIRLRPSYFPFVEPGFEIDIKKKNGDWLEVMGAGLVHPNVFKAVGIDPEEWQGFAFGTGLDRLAVIKYEVDDVRLFYNSHPYFRGSNLVFLDKFKI is encoded by the coding sequence ATGGATATAGAAGAAATAAAAAGTTTAAAGCAAAAAGTCCAAGACGATATTAACAACGCATACGACTTTCAAAAATTAAATGAGGTTTTTGAATTTTATTTATTGAAAATAAAAGATTTTATAAAAAACTTAAAAGATTTACCTAAAGAGAAAAAGGCAGAATATGGAAGGGCTTTAAATGATTTAAATAAATTTTTAAGAGAGAAATATGAATTAAAAAAAGAACATCTTAAAGAGGCTTTAGCAACGAAAGAAGATTTTGATATAACAGCTAGTTTTTCAGAGTATAGTTTAGAAAAGACAGAGTTTTCTTTAGGTAAATATCATCCTCTTTATATTTTAGAAAAAGAAATAGAAAAAATATTTTTAAGTTTGGGATTTCAAGTTGCTCAAGGGCCTCATATTGAAACAGAATGGTACAATTTTGATGCTTTAAACTTGCCAGAGTATCATCCTGCAAGAGATTTATGGGACACATTTTGGCTCAAAAAAACAATAAATAAAGAAAGATTTTTAATGAGAACTCACACAAGTTCAGTTCAAATAAGGTTTATGGAAAACAACAAGCCTCCAATAAGGATAATTTCTCCAGGAAGAGTTTTTAGGTACGAGGCAACAGATTCTTCCCATGAGGTTAATTTTTATCAAGTGGAAGGTTTGATGGTGGACAAGAAAGTTTCAATAGCAGACTTTAAGTATATAATAAACGAATTTTTCAATGCTTTTTTTGGAGAAAAAATAAATATAAGATTGAGACCAAGTTATTTTCCTTTTGTTGAACCCGGGTTTGAAATAGATATAAAAAAGAAAAACGGCGATTGGCTAGAAGTTATGGGTGCTGGTTTGGTGCATCCCAATGTCTTTAAGGCAGTTGGCATAGATCCTGAAGAGTGGCAGGGTTTTGCTTTTGGAACAGGTTTGGATAGACTCGCTGTTATAAAATATGAAGTTGACGATGTTAGGTTGTTTTATAATTCACACCCATATTTCAGAGGTTCAAATTTAGTATTTTTAGATAAGTTTAAAATATGA
- the dcd gene encoding dCTP deaminase has translation MVLSDKDIKEYIKKGIIKISPEPNFDVQLGPCSLDLRLGNRIKIFKHSPYPYLDLKSPVDFEKLMDEIVVKEGCPFILQPGAFALAITKETFSLPHNLMARLDGRSSLGRLGIVVHSTAARFDPGWSGQAVMELGNLGPMPVILYEGMRICALTFEVLSSPCEKPYSQQKDRKYTNQNSPLASRINKEIF, from the coding sequence ATGGTTTTGTCAGATAAAGATATCAAAGAATACATAAAAAAAGGAATAATAAAAATTTCTCCAGAACCGAATTTTGACGTTCAATTAGGTCCTTGTTCTTTAGATTTAAGACTTGGCAACAGAATTAAAATTTTCAAACACTCACCTTATCCTTATTTAGATTTAAAATCTCCTGTTGATTTTGAAAAACTTATGGATGAAATTGTGGTGAAAGAAGGTTGTCCTTTTATTTTACAGCCAGGAGCGTTTGCTTTAGCAATCACTAAAGAAACATTTTCTTTGCCACATAACTTAATGGCAAGATTAGACGGCAGAAGTTCTCTTGGAAGGTTGGGGATTGTTGTTCATTCTACGGCAGCAAGATTTGATCCTGGATGGTCAGGGCAGGCTGTTATGGAACTTGGAAATTTAGGACCTATGCCAGTTATTTTATATGAAGGTATGAGAATATGCGCTTTGACTTTTGAGGTTTTGTCTTCGCCCTGTGAAAAACCATACAGCCAACAAAAAGATAGAAAATATACAAACCAAAACTCTCCTTTAGCAAGTAGAATAAACAAAGAAATTTTTTAA
- the secE gene encoding Protein translocase subunit SecE: protein MLSKIIDYFKGVKSEFLKITWPTKKEAFKYVAIVIVVSILSAAYMGVIDFVFVNLFLQKII, encoded by the coding sequence ATGCTAAGCAAGATAATAGATTATTTTAAAGGAGTAAAATCTGAATTTTTAAAAATAACCTGGCCAACAAAAAAAGAGGCCTTTAAGTATGTTGCGATTGTTATAGTTGTTTCAATATTGTCTGCTGCTTATATGGGAGTTATAGATTTTGTTTTTGTTAACCTTTTCTTACAAAAAATAATATAA
- the gyrB gene encoding DNA gyrase subunit B has protein sequence MSKEIESKEQRSKSKGYTADDIYVLQGLEPVRMRPGMYIGSTGPEGLHHLIWEVVSNSIDEAIMGYCNKIEVELLPNNRVVVRDNGRGIPVEIHKQTKKSALETVMTTLHAGGKFGSKAYVTSGGLHGVGVSVVCALSVFTRAEVCRDGYLYSQEYSRGKVKTKLKKEGKCSQTGTTIIFEPDPEIFEEIKFDRKKILNYLRRQAYLTKGVHIIFRDLRDKEDEFIYGLYFEGGIKSYISYLTKGVQKVHENIFYCKDKKDGVEVEVAFQYTQENETYEESFANNIFTSDGGSHLTGFRSSLTRSLNDYARKNGFLKEKDDNLTGEDVREGLTAVVSVKVPNPQFEGQTKAKLGNPEVKTIVESIASYYLDDYLERYPQDARAIIEKCILAQKARKAAKAARQTVLRKGVLEGLSLPGKLADCSSRDPEECELYIVEGMSAGGSSKQARDRRFQAILPLKGKILNVEKARLDKMLASKEIKALIIALGTAVAEEFDLSKLRYHKIILMQDADVDGSHIRTLLLTLFYRYFRPIIENGYLYIAQPPLYRIQYGKEVRYAFTDEQKNKIVEELKKKYGKGKELTGINIQRYKGLGEMNPEQLWETTMDPKNRVLIKVTLEDAKEADKIFDILMGDEVLPRKKFIQSHAKSVKNLDI, from the coding sequence ATGAGCAAAGAAATAGAGAGTAAAGAACAACGATCAAAAAGTAAAGGATATACAGCTGATGATATTTATGTTTTGCAAGGGTTGGAGCCTGTGAGAATGAGGCCCGGGATGTATATTGGTTCAACAGGACCAGAGGGTTTACACCATTTAATATGGGAGGTTGTTAGCAATTCAATTGATGAAGCAATTATGGGTTATTGTAACAAAATAGAAGTTGAGTTATTGCCAAACAATAGAGTGGTGGTAAGAGATAACGGCCGTGGCATTCCAGTTGAGATACACAAGCAAACTAAAAAATCCGCCTTGGAAACTGTTATGACAACCTTGCATGCTGGTGGTAAATTTGGGAGCAAGGCATATGTGACAAGTGGAGGTTTGCACGGTGTTGGTGTTTCTGTCGTTTGCGCTTTATCTGTTTTTACGAGGGCTGAAGTTTGCAGGGATGGTTATCTTTATTCTCAAGAGTATTCAAGAGGGAAAGTAAAAACAAAACTTAAAAAAGAAGGCAAGTGTTCTCAAACTGGGACTACAATTATTTTTGAGCCAGATCCTGAAATTTTTGAAGAAATAAAGTTTGACAGAAAAAAGATTTTAAATTATTTAAGGAGACAGGCTTATTTAACAAAAGGTGTTCATATAATTTTTAGAGACTTAAGAGATAAAGAAGATGAGTTTATTTATGGGTTATATTTTGAAGGCGGGATAAAATCTTATATTTCCTATCTTACAAAAGGCGTGCAAAAAGTTCATGAAAATATTTTTTATTGCAAAGATAAAAAAGATGGAGTAGAGGTAGAAGTTGCTTTTCAATATACACAGGAAAATGAAACATATGAAGAAAGTTTTGCCAATAACATTTTTACGTCAGATGGCGGAAGTCATTTAACAGGTTTTAGGTCTTCTTTAACAAGATCGTTGAATGATTACGCAAGGAAAAACGGATTCTTAAAAGAAAAAGATGATAATCTCACAGGAGAAGATGTAAGAGAGGGATTAACTGCTGTTGTTTCTGTGAAGGTACCAAATCCTCAATTCGAAGGGCAAACAAAAGCAAAACTTGGCAACCCAGAGGTTAAAACAATAGTTGAATCAATTGCTTCATATTATTTGGACGATTATTTAGAAAGATATCCTCAAGATGCAAGGGCAATAATTGAAAAATGTATATTAGCGCAAAAAGCAAGAAAAGCAGCAAAAGCAGCAAGGCAAACAGTTTTAAGAAAAGGAGTTTTGGAAGGTTTGAGTTTGCCGGGAAAACTTGCTGATTGTTCAAGCAGAGATCCTGAAGAATGTGAGTTGTATATAGTAGAGGGAATGTCAGCAGGAGGCTCGTCAAAGCAGGCAAGGGATAGAAGGTTTCAGGCAATTTTGCCTTTGAAAGGGAAAATTTTAAATGTTGAAAAAGCGCGCTTGGATAAAATGTTAGCCTCAAAAGAGATAAAAGCATTAATAATAGCCTTAGGAACTGCAGTAGCAGAAGAGTTTGATTTATCAAAACTTAGATATCACAAAATAATTTTGATGCAAGATGCTGATGTTGACGGTTCTCACATCAGAACTCTTCTTTTAACTTTGTTTTACAGATACTTTAGGCCGATTATTGAAAATGGTTATTTATATATTGCCCAGCCACCGCTTTATAGAATTCAATACGGAAAAGAAGTAAGGTATGCTTTTACAGATGAGCAAAAAAATAAAATAGTTGAAGAGTTAAAGAAAAAATATGGAAAAGGAAAAGAACTAACAGGAATAAATATCCAAAGGTATAAAGGGCTTGGCGAAATGAATCCAGAACAGCTTTGGGAGACAACTATGGATCCTAAAAATAGAGTATTAATTAAAGTAACTTTAGAGGATGCAAAAGAAGCAGATAAAATATTTGATATTTTAATGGGAGATGAGGTTTTGCCAAGAAAAAAGTTTATTCAATCTCACGCAAAATCAGTAAAGAATCTTGATATTTAA